Proteins encoded by one window of Superficieibacter sp. HKU1:
- the pcoA gene encoding multicopper oxidase PcoA — translation MLLKTSRRTFLKGLTLSGVAGSLGVWSFNARSSLSLPVAASLQGTQFDLTIGETAVNITGSERQAKTINGGLPGPVLRWKEGDTITLKVKNRLNEQTSIHWHGIILPANMDGVPGLSFMGIEPDDTYVYTFKVKQNGTYWYHSHSGLQEQEGVYGAIIIDAREPEPFAYDREHVVMLSDWTDENPHSLLKKLKKQSDYYNFNKPTVGSFFRDVNTRGLSATIADRKMWAEMKMNPTDLADVSGYTYTYLMNGQAPLKNWTGLFRPGEKIRLRFINGSAMTYFDIRIPGLKMTVVAADGQYVNPVTVDEFRIAVAETYDVIVEPQGEAYTIFAQSMDRTGYARGTLATREGLSAAVPPLDPRPLLTMEDMGMGGMGHDMAGMDHSQMGGMDNSGEMMSMDGADLPDSGTSSAPMDHSSMAGMDHSRMAGMPGMQSHPASETDNPLVDMQAMSVSPKLNDPGIGLRNNGRKVLTYADLKSRFEDPDGREPGRTIELHLTGHMEKFAWSFNGIKFSDAAPVLLKYGERLRITLINDTMMTHPIHLHGMWSDLEDENGNFMVRKHTIDVPPGTKRSYRVTADALGRWAYHCHLLYHMEMGMFREVRVEE, via the coding sequence ATGCTGTTGAAAACGTCTCGACGAACTTTCCTGAAGGGGTTAACCCTCTCTGGCGTAGCCGGAAGTCTTGGCGTATGGAGTTTCAATGCGCGTTCCAGTCTGAGCCTGCCAGTTGCCGCATCCCTGCAGGGTACTCAGTTTGACCTGACCATTGGTGAAACGGCCGTCAATATCACGGGCAGTGAGCGTCAGGCCAAAACAATCAATGGAGGCCTGCCGGGGCCCGTTCTTCGCTGGAAAGAAGGTGACACCATTACCCTGAAGGTCAAAAACCGTCTTAATGAACAGACGTCCATTCACTGGCACGGCATTATTCTTCCGGCCAATATGGATGGTGTTCCGGGGCTGAGTTTTATGGGCATAGAGCCTGATGATACCTACGTTTACACCTTTAAGGTTAAGCAGAACGGGACTTACTGGTACCACAGCCATTCCGGTCTGCAGGAACAGGAGGGGGTATACGGTGCCATTATCATCGATGCCAGGGAGCCAGAACCGTTTGCTTACGATCGTGAGCATGTGGTCATGTTGTCTGACTGGACCGATGAAAATCCTCACAGCCTGCTGAAAAAATTAAAAAAACAGTCGGATTACTACAATTTCAATAAACCAACCGTTGGCTCTTTTTTCCGCGACGTGAATACCAGGGGGCTGTCAGCCACCATTGCCGATCGGAAAATGTGGGCTGAAATGAAAATGAATCCGACTGACCTCGCGGATGTCAGTGGCTACACCTACACCTATCTCATGAACGGGCAGGCCCCGCTGAAAAACTGGACCGGACTGTTCCGTCCCGGTGAAAAGATACGCTTACGGTTTATCAACGGCTCGGCAATGACCTATTTCGATATCCGTATCCCCGGGCTGAAAATGACGGTCGTGGCTGCAGATGGCCAGTATGTAAACCCGGTTACCGTTGACGAATTCAGGATTGCCGTTGCCGAAACCTATGATGTCATTGTGGAGCCTCAGGGTGAGGCCTATACCATCTTCGCACAATCCATGGACAGGACCGGTTACGCTCGAGGGACACTGGCCACGAGAGAGGGGTTAAGTGCTGCCGTTCCCCCCCTCGATCCCCGTCCTCTGTTGACCATGGAAGACATGGGTATGGGGGGAATGGGACATGATATGGCAGGAATGGACCACAGCCAGATGGGAGGCATGGATAACAGCGGAGAGATGATGTCTATGGACGGTGCTGACCTTCCGGATAGCGGGACATCCTCCGCGCCCATGGATCACAGCAGCATGGCCGGTATGGATCATTCCCGGATGGCCGGAATGCCGGGTATGCAAAGTCATCCTGCGTCAGAAACGGATAACCCACTGGTTGATATGCAGGCGATGAGCGTCTCTCCGAAATTAAATGATCCGGGTATTGGTCTTCGAAATAACGGAAGAAAGGTTCTCACGTACGCGGATTTGAAAAGCCGCTTTGAGGATCCTGACGGACGTGAACCTGGCCGTACCATAGAACTGCATTTAACCGGCCACATGGAAAAGTTTGCCTGGTCATTTAACGGAATCAAGTTTTCAGATGCCGCACCGGTGCTGCTGAAATACGGTGAGCGGCTCAGGATCACGCTGATCAACGATACCATGATGACTCACCCCATTCACCTGCATGGTATGTGGAGCGATCTGGAAGATGAAAACGGTAATTTCATGGTTCGTAAACACACAATAGATGTTCCCCCTGGTACAAAACGCAGTTACAGAGTGACAGCAGATGCGCTTGGCCGCTGGGCGTATCACTGCCATTTGCTCTATCACATGGAAATGGGAATGTTTCGTGAAGTCCGGGTGGAGGAATGA
- a CDS encoding DUF411 domain-containing protein, producing MKKVVLMALALGLSLPAMASEKVIDMYKSENCGCCSLWGKAMEKDGFEVRTHVMNDQALSALKEKHAVPAGLRSCHTAVVGNLIIEGHVPAATIHKAMQSGSGIYGLATPGMPAGSPGMEMGARKEAYDVIAFSPEGSKKVFQRIE from the coding sequence ATGAAAAAAGTGGTTCTAATGGCCCTGGCTCTCGGCCTGTCACTGCCTGCAATGGCGAGTGAAAAAGTCATTGATATGTACAAATCTGAAAACTGTGGCTGTTGTTCCCTGTGGGGCAAAGCGATGGAAAAAGACGGGTTCGAAGTGCGAACTCACGTCATGAATGATCAGGCGCTGTCAGCCCTGAAAGAAAAGCATGCTGTTCCTGCTGGACTACGAAGTTGTCATACCGCGGTTGTAGGTAATTTGATCATTGAAGGCCATGTGCCTGCGGCAACGATACATAAGGCCATGCAGTCTGGTTCGGGTATATACGGTCTCGCCACCCCCGGTATGCCAGCAGGAAGTCCGGGAATGGAGATGGGGGCCCGAAAAGAGGCTTACGATGTTATCGCATTCTCACCGGAGGGCAGTAAAAAAGTCTTCCAGCGAATCGAATAG
- the pcoC gene encoding copper resistance system metallochaperone PcoC, which produces MSILNKAILTGGLVMGVAFSAMAHPELKSSVPQADSAVAAPEKIQLNFSENLTVKFSGAKLTMTGMKGMSSHSPMPVAAKVAPGADPKSMVIIPREPLPAGTYRVDWRAVSSDTHPITGNYTFTVK; this is translated from the coding sequence ATGTCGATTTTAAATAAAGCCATTCTTACAGGTGGCCTCGTTATGGGCGTTGCTTTCTCTGCTATGGCCCATCCGGAATTAAAAAGCTCTGTGCCACAGGCTGATTCAGCCGTAGCGGCCCCGGAAAAGATTCAGCTTAATTTCTCGGAAAATCTGACCGTGAAATTCTCAGGTGCAAAATTAACGATGACGGGTATGAAAGGCATGTCATCACATTCTCCGATGCCGGTCGCGGCAAAAGTGGCGCCAGGCGCTGACCCTAAATCGATGGTCATTATTCCGCGAGAGCCTTTACCCGCTGGCACTTATCGTGTTGACTGGCGCGCGGTTTCTTCAGATACGCACCCTATTACCGGTAATTACACCTTTACAGTGAAGTAA
- a CDS encoding copper resistance protein has protein sequence MNILITTTAFTALFCGAAFAQSSDIAHEAHRFVNNASAVSHVNSSTHENLPDRVNKNNTPSFSEMNEHERAIVAHSFMNNSASYAHQKMIEEHKKMLSGSDANSKTSSSSFNELNAGEKAALVHEQVNNAGAEAHQTQARKLRGLYSTR, from the coding sequence ATGAATATATTAATCACGACCACTGCGTTTACAGCTTTATTTTGTGGGGCAGCTTTTGCTCAGTCCAGTGATATTGCCCATGAAGCACATCGATTTGTTAATAATGCCTCAGCCGTCAGTCATGTGAATTCCTCGACGCATGAAAACTTACCGGACAGGGTTAATAAAAACAACACGCCCTCATTCTCTGAAATGAATGAACATGAAAGGGCCATTGTTGCTCATTCATTTATGAACAACAGCGCGTCCTATGCGCATCAGAAAATGATTGAGGAACATAAAAAAATGCTGTCCGGCAGTGATGCAAATTCAAAGACCTCGTCTTCTTCTTTTAACGAACTGAATGCCGGAGAAAAAGCCGCTCTCGTGCATGAGCAGGTCAATAATGCCGGTGCGGAAGCACATCAGACGCAGGCAAGAAAGCTTCGCGGGCTGTATTCGACCAGGTAA
- the pcoB gene encoding copper resistance outer membrane transporter PcoB, which translates to MKRNLKAIPVLVAGLFTSQLSIAAGSVSADPHAGHDMSAMQMPADENFTEMTSMEPIVTESRTPIPPVTDADRKAAFGNLQGHAIHDSAINYLVLLDQLEWQRSDNTNNFSWSVNSWIGGDTDRIWLKSEGERSNGETEAAEAQLLWGHAVGPWWDLVAGVRQDFRPASARTWAAVGFQGLALYNFESEISGFVSNGGKAALRLGGEYDVLLTNRLILQPSYEVNFYSQDDESRGRGRGLTDTELGLRLRYEIRREFAPYIGVSWNQLYGKTSDMAKREGEKDHQVVFLAGARIWF; encoded by the coding sequence ATGAAGAGAAATTTGAAGGCCATACCTGTTCTGGTCGCCGGTTTGTTTACCTCACAGCTTTCTATTGCGGCGGGCTCCGTCTCTGCAGATCCCCACGCCGGGCACGACATGTCTGCCATGCAGATGCCAGCAGATGAGAATTTCACTGAGATGACGTCAATGGAGCCCATTGTAACTGAGAGCAGAACGCCAATTCCGCCTGTTACCGATGCCGACCGGAAGGCTGCATTCGGCAATTTACAGGGGCATGCGATTCACGACAGTGCGATTAATTATCTGGTTCTGCTGGATCAACTGGAATGGCAACGGTCGGATAACACCAACAATTTCAGCTGGAGTGTTAACAGCTGGATTGGAGGCGACACAGATCGGATTTGGCTAAAGAGTGAAGGTGAACGAAGCAATGGGGAAACGGAGGCGGCTGAAGCGCAGTTACTCTGGGGACATGCGGTTGGCCCATGGTGGGATTTGGTTGCGGGTGTCAGGCAGGATTTCAGACCTGCTTCTGCCCGGACCTGGGCTGCTGTCGGTTTTCAGGGGCTGGCACTCTATAATTTTGAGTCTGAAATTTCGGGTTTTGTCAGTAATGGCGGAAAAGCAGCCCTTCGTCTGGGAGGAGAATACGACGTTTTACTGACTAACCGGCTCATACTCCAGCCATCCTATGAGGTGAATTTCTACAGTCAGGATGATGAATCGCGGGGTCGCGGCAGGGGACTGACTGACACAGAGCTGGGGCTCCGGCTGCGCTATGAAATACGCCGTGAGTTTGCACCCTATATAGGCGTTTCCTGGAATCAACTTTACGGGAAAACATCCGATATGGCGAAAAGAGAAGGTGAGAAAGACCATCAGGTAGTATTCCTGGCGGGAGCCAGAATCTGGTTTTAA
- a CDS encoding DUF2933 domain-containing protein, translated as MKSTTYALIAVAAIAAFALLREHWSHVAGYWPYLLLLVCPLMHLFHGHGGHGDHQHQGSENDKKN; from the coding sequence ATGAAAAGTACCACCTATGCGCTTATTGCTGTCGCCGCGATCGCGGCATTTGCCCTCCTGCGCGAACACTGGTCACATGTGGCAGGTTACTGGCCATATCTGTTATTGCTGGTCTGCCCGCTAATGCATCTTTTCCACGGCCACGGAGGGCATGGAGATCATCAACATCAAGGAAGTGAAAACGATAAAAAAAATTAA
- the pcoR gene encoding copper response regulator transcription factor PcoR translates to MQRILIVEDEQKTGRYLQQGLVEEGYQADLFNNGRDGLGAASKGQYDLIILDVMLPFLDGWQIISALRESGHEEPVLFLTAKDNVRDKVKGLELGADDYLIKPFDFTELVARVRTLLRRARSQAATVCTIADMTVDMVRRTVIRSGKKIHLTGKEYVLLELLLQRTGEVLPRSLISSLVWNMNFDSDTNVIDVAVRRLRSKIDDDFEPKLIHTVRGAGYVLEIREE, encoded by the coding sequence ATGCAGCGTATTTTAATCGTTGAAGACGAACAAAAAACAGGTCGTTACCTGCAGCAGGGACTGGTTGAGGAAGGCTATCAGGCCGATCTCTTTAATAATGGCCGCGATGGTCTCGGGGCCGCGTCGAAGGGACAGTATGATTTGATAATACTGGACGTGATGCTGCCTTTCCTCGACGGGTGGCAAATCATCAGCGCACTGAGGGAGTCCGGGCACGAAGAACCGGTCCTGTTTTTAACCGCAAAGGACAACGTGCGGGACAAAGTGAAAGGACTGGAGCTTGGCGCAGATGACTACCTGATTAAGCCCTTTGATTTTACGGAGCTGGTTGCACGTGTAAGAACCCTACTGCGCCGGGCACGCTCGCAGGCCGCAACAGTCTGCACCATCGCCGATATGACCGTTGATATGGTGCGCCGGACCGTGATCCGTTCGGGGAAGAAGATCCATCTCACCGGTAAAGAATACGTTCTGCTTGAGTTGCTGCTGCAACGCACCGGAGAAGTGTTACCCAGGAGTCTTATCTCGTCCCTGGTCTGGAACATGAATTTTGACAGTGATACGAATGTGATTGATGTCGCCGTGAGACGTCTGAGAAGTAAAATTGATGATGACTTTGAGCCAAAACTGATCCATACCGTTCGCGGTGCCGGATATGTCCTGGAGATCAGAGAAGAGTGA
- a CDS encoding peptidoglycan DD-metalloendopeptidase family protein: MYSTDVVKENAYLSATRSGLESNEIATLQRSLPSRFNLRHLKKNESLKLVLQKKAGKSRVVAYKFTSGSFNYTAYRISDKKFYNLSDTSGKGSLDYPLPATARLSSPFNPARLNPVSGKVSPHNGIDYSMPMNTKIVSVIDGKITRAEYNSTMGYFVEVTGKAGVKTRYLHLNKILVTKGARVTRGDAIALSGNSGRSSGPHLHYELVINNNPVNSLAFRAAAPADNKLEQHAFAHARDYERYLD, from the coding sequence ATGTATTCTACCGATGTCGTAAAAGAAAATGCCTACCTTTCAGCCACCCGCTCGGGGCTGGAATCGAACGAGATCGCTACTCTTCAGCGCTCCTTGCCTTCCCGGTTTAATCTGCGGCATTTGAAAAAAAATGAATCATTAAAACTCGTACTGCAAAAGAAAGCGGGAAAATCACGTGTCGTGGCCTATAAATTTACGTCCGGTTCATTTAATTACACGGCGTATCGTATATCAGATAAAAAGTTCTATAACCTTTCCGATACTTCCGGGAAAGGCAGTCTCGATTATCCGTTACCGGCCACAGCAAGACTCAGTTCGCCTTTCAATCCTGCAAGACTTAACCCGGTATCGGGAAAAGTGAGTCCCCATAATGGCATTGATTATTCCATGCCCATGAACACGAAAATAGTCAGCGTCATCGACGGAAAAATCACCCGGGCCGAATACAACAGTACCATGGGATATTTTGTTGAAGTAACGGGAAAAGCCGGTGTTAAAACTCGCTATCTCCACCTCAATAAAATACTCGTTACTAAAGGGGCCAGGGTTACCCGGGGAGACGCTATTGCGTTATCCGGTAACAGCGGACGTTCATCCGGTCCTCATCTGCATTACGAGCTGGTCATCAATAACAATCCTGTTAACTCACTGGCGTTCCGGGCAGCGGCACCCGCTGATAACAAACTTGAACAGCATGCCTTTGCGCATGCCAGAGACTACGAACGATACCTGGACTGA
- the silP gene encoding Ag(+)-translocating P-type ATPase SilP encodes MLQICIRRVTVKNDNAVEHNNQTASEQTSSPDESHALHKVRDPVCGMVILPDKAHSSIRYQDHQLYFCSASCESKFKAHPDHYFTEDASEHHHHHDHHEVSPDKIKQSHRQAEKEISEGVWTCPMHPEIRRSGPGSCPVCGMALEPLVATASTGTSDELRDMTRRFWLGLLLAFPVLILEMGSHLFPALRNTVPPQYNTWLQLLLASPVVLWCGWPFFARAGMSLRNRSLNMFTLVAMGTGVAWVYSVIATVFPSWFPASFRNMDGLVAIYFEAAAVITVLVLLGQVLELRAREQTSGAITALLNLAPKTARRLDQDGHETDINAEDVLPGDKLRIRPGESIPVDGIVVEGKTTVDESMVTGESMPVTKTEGDPVIGGTINQTGSLIIRAEKVGDETMLSRIVQMVADAQRSRAPIQRMADSVSGWFVPLVILIAVVAFMIWSVWGPEPRMAHGLIAAVSVLIIACPCALGLATPMSIMVGVGKGAQAGVLIKNAEALERLEKVDTLVVDKTGTLTEGSPTVTGIISLNPGGETSLLRVTAAVEKGSQHPLGMAVVKAAQEKGIAIPAVTHFNAPSGKGVSGDVEGQRVVIGNELAMQENSIVIDNQKAVADTLRMEGATVIYVATDGHLAGLIAISDPVKATTPDALKALRQAGIRIVMLTGDNQLTAEAVARKLGIDEVEAGILPDGKKAVITRLKASGHVVAMAGDGVNDAPALAAADVGIAMGTGTDVAIESAGVTLLKGDLMILNRARHLSEITMKNIRQNLFFAFIYNALGVPVAAGLLYPVYGILLSPVIAAAAMALSSVSVIVNALRLKSVRLGK; translated from the coding sequence ATGCTTCAGATATGCATAAGGAGAGTTACTGTGAAAAATGACAATGCAGTGGAACATAACAACCAGACTGCTTCTGAGCAGACATCATCCCCGGACGAGAGTCACGCATTGCATAAGGTGAGAGATCCCGTGTGCGGGATGGTCATCCTGCCTGACAAGGCGCACAGCAGCATTCGATACCAGGACCATCAGCTTTATTTCTGCTCCGCCAGCTGTGAGAGCAAATTTAAAGCCCATCCCGATCATTATTTTACCGAAGATGCCAGTGAACATCACCATCACCACGACCACCATGAAGTCAGCCCTGATAAGATAAAACAGTCTCACCGCCAGGCGGAGAAAGAGATTTCTGAAGGTGTGTGGACATGTCCGATGCATCCGGAGATACGCCGTAGTGGTCCCGGAAGCTGTCCTGTCTGTGGAATGGCACTGGAGCCGCTCGTAGCTACGGCATCCACGGGGACGAGTGATGAACTTCGCGACATGACAAGACGCTTCTGGCTGGGGTTGTTGCTGGCGTTTCCGGTTCTGATACTCGAAATGGGTTCTCATCTGTTTCCCGCTTTGAGGAATACAGTACCGCCACAGTACAACACATGGCTGCAGTTACTTCTGGCCTCTCCTGTCGTTTTGTGGTGTGGCTGGCCATTCTTCGCCCGGGCCGGAATGTCGTTACGTAACCGCTCCCTGAATATGTTTACCCTTGTTGCAATGGGGACCGGCGTAGCCTGGGTTTACAGCGTCATTGCAACCGTCTTCCCCTCCTGGTTTCCTGCATCGTTCAGAAACATGGATGGCCTGGTGGCCATTTATTTTGAAGCCGCAGCTGTTATTACGGTGCTTGTTCTGCTGGGACAGGTCCTTGAATTGCGGGCAAGGGAACAAACCTCAGGTGCCATTACTGCGCTTCTTAACCTTGCCCCCAAAACCGCCAGGCGGCTGGATCAAGACGGTCATGAAACGGATATTAATGCGGAAGATGTCCTGCCTGGCGATAAGCTCCGCATCAGACCTGGAGAGAGTATTCCGGTCGACGGTATCGTGGTCGAAGGCAAAACAACCGTTGATGAATCGATGGTGACCGGGGAATCTATGCCTGTTACCAAAACGGAGGGTGACCCTGTCATCGGGGGGACCATTAATCAGACAGGTAGTCTTATCATCCGTGCAGAGAAAGTCGGTGATGAAACGATGCTCTCACGAATTGTTCAGATGGTCGCTGATGCACAGCGTTCGCGGGCCCCCATCCAGAGAATGGCTGACAGCGTTTCAGGCTGGTTTGTTCCTCTGGTGATACTTATCGCGGTTGTTGCTTTCATGATCTGGTCTGTCTGGGGGCCCGAGCCCAGGATGGCGCACGGTCTCATTGCGGCTGTGTCGGTCCTGATTATTGCCTGTCCCTGCGCGCTGGGGCTGGCCACGCCGATGTCGATAATGGTGGGGGTGGGCAAAGGAGCCCAGGCCGGGGTGTTAATCAAGAATGCCGAAGCCCTTGAGCGTCTTGAAAAAGTGGACACGCTGGTTGTCGACAAAACAGGCACGCTCACGGAAGGTTCGCCGACGGTGACAGGGATTATCAGTCTCAATCCGGGTGGGGAAACATCTCTTTTGCGTGTAACGGCCGCAGTGGAAAAAGGCTCGCAGCATCCGCTGGGTATGGCAGTAGTTAAAGCAGCACAGGAAAAGGGGATCGCAATACCCGCAGTCACTCATTTCAATGCGCCGTCGGGTAAAGGTGTCTCAGGCGATGTCGAAGGTCAACGGGTTGTTATTGGTAATGAACTGGCTATGCAGGAAAACAGTATCGTTATTGATAATCAAAAGGCCGTTGCGGATACGTTGCGGATGGAAGGCGCTACCGTTATCTATGTGGCCACAGACGGGCACCTTGCAGGCCTGATAGCTATCTCGGATCCCGTGAAAGCAACCACGCCGGATGCGCTTAAAGCTTTGCGTCAGGCGGGGATCCGCATCGTTATGCTCACCGGGGATAACCAGCTTACCGCTGAAGCAGTCGCACGGAAACTGGGAATAGATGAGGTTGAAGCCGGGATTCTGCCGGATGGCAAAAAAGCAGTGATAACCCGACTGAAAGCGTCTGGCCATGTGGTTGCGATGGCCGGAGACGGTGTGAATGATGCCCCGGCGCTGGCAGCGGCTGACGTGGGTATAGCCATGGGAACGGGTACAGATGTGGCAATTGAAAGTGCCGGAGTCACCCTTCTCAAAGGCGACTTGATGATACTGAACAGGGCCCGTCATCTGTCAGAAATCACCATGAAAAATATCCGACAGAATCTGTTTTTTGCATTTATCTACAACGCACTTGGCGTGCCTGTGGCTGCAGGTCTGCTTTATCCTGTGTATGGAATACTGCTGTCGCCAGTTATTGCGGCGGCGGCCATGGCTCTTTCCTCCGTCAGCGTCATTGTGAATGCGTTGCGTCTGAAAAGTGTCAGGCTCGGGAAATAA
- the pcoD gene encoding copper resistance inner membrane protein PcoD — MVIFGLPFFQIYGISGVRHETYNLTNFRSFITFAVVTGIILTGINMLLVSNAMSGVTDLRELSIHVIEMVIEETDVGISWIVRLCALFTTLGALFLYTNKRVLSCLLMTMSGGVALATLAWGGHAVMHDGLHYYLHLLSDLTHLGAAGAWTGALVAFAILLMRRNEHNAQSVIVISDSLAKFATAGTVIVVALILSALVNYLYIAEGNLTPLFNSSWGRILLAKTALFVLMLLLAAANRFHLGPRLEVMVREGNYDRSVALMRNSILTEFVVAIIILGAVAWLGMLAPSQVS, encoded by the coding sequence ATGGTAATATTTGGATTGCCATTTTTTCAGATATATGGAATAAGCGGTGTCAGACATGAAACCTATAACCTGACTAATTTCAGGTCGTTTATAACCTTTGCTGTTGTTACAGGCATCATTCTTACTGGCATTAATATGCTCCTGGTATCTAATGCCATGAGTGGAGTAACTGACCTCAGAGAATTATCCATCCATGTTATCGAGATGGTGATAGAAGAAACTGATGTGGGTATTAGCTGGATTGTCAGGCTCTGTGCCCTGTTTACCACACTCGGTGCTTTGTTCCTTTACACTAATAAGAGAGTATTGTCCTGCCTGCTGATGACGATGAGTGGGGGCGTGGCGCTGGCTACACTTGCCTGGGGAGGACACGCCGTTATGCATGACGGTCTGCATTACTATCTCCATTTACTGAGCGATCTGACCCATCTCGGCGCTGCAGGTGCCTGGACAGGTGCTCTGGTTGCATTTGCTATCCTGCTGATGCGCAGAAACGAGCATAATGCACAGAGCGTCATTGTGATATCTGACTCCCTGGCAAAATTTGCCACGGCAGGAACGGTGATTGTTGTAGCCCTGATCCTGAGTGCGCTGGTCAACTATCTGTATATTGCTGAGGGTAACTTAACTCCCTTATTCAACAGTTCCTGGGGGAGGATATTGCTTGCCAAGACGGCTCTGTTTGTTCTGATGCTTCTTCTGGCTGCAGCAAACCGGTTTCACCTGGGTCCCCGGCTTGAAGTTATGGTCAGGGAAGGGAATTATGATCGCAGCGTTGCCCTGATGCGAAACAGCATCCTGACAGAATTCGTTGTTGCGATTATCATTCTGGGCGCCGTAGCGTGGCTCGGAATGCTTGCTCCGTCTCAGGTCAGCTAG